The genomic region TCGTCAACGAGCCGGACGACCGGCCGGCCCTGAAGAAGGCCGGCTTCCTGACCCGGGACGCCCGGGTCAAGGAGAGCAAGAAGTACGGCCTCAAGAAGGCCCGCAAGGCTCCCCAGTACTCGAAGCGCTGATCTTCAGCAGCACGTTGTACGTCTGACGGACGGCCGGTCCGCCTCCCCTCGTCGGGAGGTGGCCGGCCGTTCCGTTTTCTCCTCGTATCGTCAGGGTCATCGGAGGTTGGCGGGTATGGGTCGGTTGTTCGGCACGGACGGCGTCCGCGGGCGGGCGAACGTGGATCTCACCCCGGAGCTGGCGCTCGCGGTGGCGGTCGCGGCCGCGCACACGCTCGCCGAGACGGACCGGAGTCATCCGCCGGTCGCGGTGGTGGGCCGGGACACCCGGGCCAGCGGCGAGATGCTGGAGGCCGCCGTCGTGGCCGGGCTGACCAGTGCCGGCGCCACCGTGATCCGGGTCGGCGTGCTGCCCACCCCGGCGGTGGCGTTCCTGACTGCGGAGGCCAAGGCCGACCTCGGTGTGATGCTCTCCGCCTCGCACAATCCGATGCCGGACAACGGGATCAAGCTCTTCGCGGCCGGCGGGCACAAGCTGCCCGACGAGATCGAGATGAAGATCGAGGCGGCGGTCGAGGCCAACGCCACCACCGCCTGGGACCGCCCGGTGGGCGCGGGCGTCGGCCGGGTGCACGACCTGCTCGACGGCGCCGACCACTACGTGCAGCACCTCGTCGGCACCGTGCCGCACCGGCTGGACGGCATCAAGGTCGTGGTCGACTGCGCGAACGGCGCCGCGGCCGAGGTCGCCCCGGTGGCGTACCGGGAGGCCGGCGCCGAGGTGATCGCCATCCACGCCGAGCCGGACGGGCTCAACATCAACGACGACTGCGGCTCCAACCACATCGAGGCGCTGCGCGCCGCGGTGGTCGAGCACGGCGCCCACCTGGGCATCGCGCACGACGGCGACGCCGACCGGTGCGTGGCGGTGACCGCGGCGGGCGACGAGGTCGACGGCGACCAGGTGATGGCGATCCTCGCGCTGGCCATGCGGGAGGCCGGCACCCTCACCGACGACACGCTCGTGGCGACGGTGATGAGCAACCTCGGCCTGCGGCTGGCGATGTCCGCCGAGGGCATCCGGTTGGTCGAGACGAAGGTCGGCGACCGGTACGTCCTGGAGGAGCTGCGCGGTTCCGGGCTGGCGCTCGGCGGTGAGCAGAGCGGCCACATCGTGATGCCGGCGTACGCCACCACCGGCGACGGCGTCCTGACCGGGCTGCACCTGATGTCCCGGATGGCGGCCACCGGCCGCTCGCTGGCCGACCTGGCCGCCGTGGTGACCAAGCTCCCGCAGGTGCTGATCAACGTGCCGGTGGGCGACCGCACCGTGGGCGCCGCCGCGCCGGCAGTCCGGGCCGAGGTCGAGCGGGCCGAGGCCGAGCTGGGTGGCACCGGTCGGGTGCTGCTTCGTCCCTCGGGCACCGAGCCGCTGGTCCGGGTGATGGTCGAGGCCGCCACCGAGCGCACCGCGCGCGAGGTCGCCGAGCGGATCGCCGAGCAGGTCCGCACCGCCAGCCCCGCGAACGCCTGACCGTCCGCACCGCGGTCGTCCGCCTGCTGCCGGATCCCCCTCCGGTCGGGTGTCCGTTCGCCGATCAGAGGCGGAGGCGGGCGGCTCGGTCGAAGGTGTCGGCGGGATCCTCGCCCTCGGTGAGGTCGAGGTCCTCGACCACCGTGCCGTCGCCGAGCCGGATCAGCCGATCGCAGCGGGCCGCGATCGACCGCTCGTGCGTGGCGAGCAGGATCGTCATGCCGTGCCGCTCCCGCAGCTCGAGCAGCAGGTCGAGGATCTGGGCGCTGGTGGTCGAGTCGAGGTTGCCGGTGGGCTCGTCGGCCAGCAGCAGCCCGGGTGCGCCCATCAACGCCCGGGCGATGGCGACGCGCTGCTGCTCGCCACCGGAGAGCTGCGCCGGCATCGCCCGCTCGCGTCCGGCGAGGCCGACGGCGTCGAGCAGCTCACGGGCCCGGGTCGCGTGGTCGGCCCGGCCACGCCGCGGCAGCACCGGGGCGATCACGTTGTCGAGCACGGTCAGCGCCGGCAGCAGGTGGTAGCGCTGGAAGACGAACCCCACCCGCTGCCGGTACCGGGCCAGCGCCGCGCGGCGCAGCGCCGTGATCTCCACGTCGTCGACCGTGACGGTGCCGCTGTCGGCCTGTTCGATGGCGCCGATCAGGTGCAGCAGGGTCGACTTGCCGGAGCCGCTCGGACCGGTCAGCGCCACCACCGATCCGGCCGTCACCTCCAGCGAGACGTCGTCGACCGCGGTCCGTCGCTCGGCGCCGGTGCGGAACTGCCGGGTCAGCCCGCGGATCCGGATCATGCTGCCCGTCGTTTCCTCCATCGTCACTCCTCTGCGAGTAGCCGTGCGGTCGGGAGCCGGCGCAGCAACGCGGCCGGCACGAGCGCTGCGAGACAGGTGACCAGCACCCCGGCGAGTGCCACCGCGGTGGCGACCAGCACCAGGGCGGCGGGCAGGCCACCGACCAGCCAGGCCGCCCCGGCGAGCCCCAGACCCACCCCGGTCGCCGCGCCGAGCGCGCCGATGAGGAGCCCTTCGTAACCGACGAGGCGGCCGAGCGCGGCGTCCGTCCAGCCGACCGCGCGCAGGGCGGACAGCTCTGCGGCGCGGTCCCGGACATTCAGGTAGAGCACGTCGGCGAGGGCGCCGGCGCCGAGCAGGACGGTGACGACCGCGGCCAGGGTGTCGGCGGCGCGTACGTTGAGCGAGACGGTGTCGCCGAGCAGGCTGCCGACGATCGCGCCACGGAAGGCGTACGCGGCGGCGCTGACCAGGGTCAGCGCGGCCAGTCCGATGGCCAGCGCGCCCGCCCCGAGCAGGGTGCGCCCGGGGGTGCGGACCAGGTTGGCCAGGGCCAGCCCGAAGAGGGTGCGGGGCCGACGTACCCAACGGGCCGGGGCCACCAGCGGCCGCAGGCCGGCGGCCGGGTGGGCGCGCGCGGCCCGCAGCGCCGGGACCAGGCCCGCCACCAGTGCCAGCAGCAGGGCCACCGGTAGGGCGAGCGCCGCCTGACGCCAGCCGATCCCGATGTCCAGCGCGGCGGCCAGCGGGTATGCCAGCCCGAGGGCGAGCAGGCCGGCGGCCAGCCCCAGCGCGGCCACCTCGCCGAGGACGAGCGCCGCTATCCGGCGGGCTGGCCAGCCCAGGCAGGCGAGCACCGCCAGCTCGGGGCGCCGGTCCCGGACGGCGGCGGAGACCGCGTTGCCGAGGAACAGCGCGCAGACCACCAGCACCAGCCCGAAGAGCACGACGCTCTGGCGGTCGACGGCCCTGGTGATCACCGAGGCCACCCCGAGGGCGGACCACGGCTCGGTCAGCCGCAGCTCGGGCCGGCCGTACGAGCCCGCGGGCAGCTCCACGGTCTGCGGAGCGGGCGACGAGCCGAAGGTGAGATCGACGTCCAGCCCGGTCGTGTCGGCGATCCGCTCGGCGATGAGCCGCACCCGCTCGGCGGACCGTTCGGTGTACCCGGCGACGTCGGCGACCCGGACCCGGATCGCGCTGATCGGCGCCGTCCGGGTCGGGGTGGCGTCACCGGCCAACAGCTTCGGCACCGCGGCCAGGCTGGTGAGCAGCAGCGGCGGCGTGGAGAGGTAACCGGCCGGGTTGCCGCTCGGCTCCAGCGGCCGACCGCCCAGCGCCTGGCGGCTGCGCTCGTCGGCGCCGTCGGTGCGCGGCGGCTCGTACGTCTCCAGCGGCACCCGGGACAGGTCGCTGAATCCGCTCAGCTTCTCCGGGTCGAAGATGCCGACGGTCCGCCAGACCCGGACCTGGAGGTTCGCGCCCGACGGCGGCTGCGGGAGCGCGGTCACCGGGCGGAAGCCGTTGTCGTCGGCCAGCCACGGACGGGGGCGGAAGTTCAGGTTGTTCTGGCCGCCGTAGAGCGCGTGATCGAACGGTGGTCGCGCGACGGCTCGGAGGGTGCCGTCGGGAAGTCGCTCGTACTCCGGGGCGCCCGCCTGAATGACCGTCTGCAGGTCGCCCATGCAGCAGCCGGTCTCGGAGATGCCCTCGGCGAGCAGGTCGCGATACCCGTCGGTCAGCGCGTACTCCTCGGTCCCGGCCCCGACCCCGGTGGCGCGGCTCAGCGCCCGCTCCAGTTCGTCGATCGGCAGCCCCGCGGGCCGTGCCTGCGGCAGCCGGGTGAGGGCGGACCGCACGGTGCCGTCGAGGTAGGGCCGGCTGGTGCTCACCACCGGGATCGACCGTTCGAGCGCGCCGGGTCCCAGGGAGGTCTCGGTCGTGGTGTCGTCCGGCCGGAGCGGGCGGCCCTCGGTCACCGCGTCACCCAGGCCGACGAGGCGCTGCTCCGCGTCGGGGTCGACGGCGGCCAGCAGGAACGGCACCGTCACCCGGTAGGTGACCACCAGTTGGTCGGTGACGACGCGTTGGGCGCGGCCGGGCAGCCAGCTGTTCGCCTCGAAGCGCCCGTCGGGCAGCAGCCGGACGGTGTCGACGCTCCAGCTCTCCCGTTCGGAGGACAGCCCACCGTTCGGCGCCCGCGACATCAGGTGGGGGTCGCAGATCGGTGCGCTCCGTCCATCGGGAAGCACCTCCCGTGGGACCTCCCCGCACTGCGGGTCGTACCGGTACGCCCGGCCGTCGGAGTATGGAGACGAGGAATCGTTTATGTTCTCGTCCCACTCGGGGTAGAGCAGTGGGCGCTTGGTCACGTACACGTAGCGCGGGCTGCTGGGAGCGGTGGAGAGCCGACGCTCGGCCGTGAAGGTGGGGTCGAGCCGGATGACCTGCTGCTCCAGGGAACGGTCGACCGCGTCCGTCAGGTCGAATCGGACCGGCACCGACGAGGTCGAGTAGTCCAGCATGGCGATCGGCGCGGCCACGTCGATGCCCGGGATCCGCCTCACCTGCTCGTACTGGGCGGGGGCGATGCCGCCGAAGAGGCCGGAGAGGTAGTTGGGTTGGACCAGTCGGCGCTCGGCCTCGAGCGGCGTGCGGGTCCCCTGGGGACGGACCAGGATGTCGTAGGCGGCCCGGGTGTTGCGTTCGACGGCGCCGGTGACAGCCAGGCGGGACGTGGTGGTGGCGCCGGTCAGGACCACGAAACCGGTGGTGGCCACCAGCACGCCGACCAGCAGCGCCACCGACCGCCCAGCACGGCCACGAAGGTGACTCCAGATGAAGTGCGGCATTCGCGCCTCCCCGTGTGCTGACTCTCACTCTGCGGGTTACATTGTCACAATGCAAGACGGAAACCGGAGGAGACGATGGCGATCCAGCACGCCGTCCTGGCGCTGCTCGCCCGCGGGCCGAGCTACGGCTACGAGCTGAAGGGCGACTTCGAGGGCGCGGTCGGTCCACAGTGGGGCCCGCTGAACATCGGGCACCTGTACCAGATCCTCGACCGGCTCTCCCGGGACGGGCTGGTGGTCGCCGCGCGCCAGCCACAGGCGGTCAAACCGGACCGGGTGGTCTACGAGATCACCCCTGAGGGCCGGGCCGAGCTGGAGCGGTGGCTGGCCGAGCCGAGCCCCCGCGCCGGGGGTTTCCGGGACGATTTCTTCCTCAAGGTGACCGCCGCCGCCCGGTCCGGTTCCGCGGCCACGGTCCGGGCGGTGCTGAGCAACCAGCGCGGGCACCTGCTGCGGGAGTTGCGCAACCTCGACGGGCTGCGGCGCAAGGCCGACGACCCGGTGGTCGGGCTGCTGCTCGCCGCCGCCGGCCGGCACGTCGAAGCCGACCTCGCGTTCGTCGACGACGCGGAGTCCGTGCTCCTCTCCGACGGCGGCACGCTGCTCGCCACGCTCGCGGCGACCCGACCGGCCAGCGCGGCCAGCGGCACGCGTGAAGCCGGCTCGTCGGCCACGGCGTAGACGTCGTGAGGCACGCCCGCGCGGTGCCCAGACTCGTCCCGAGTCAGTCCACCGAGAGCCGGCGCAGCCGGGTGACCGCCTCGGTCAGCACCTCCGGGCGCTTGCAGAACGCGAACCGGACCAGCTGCCGGCCCGCCTCGGCGTCGTCGTAGAAGACCTGCGTCGGCACCGCCACCACGCCGCACCGCTCCGGCAGCGAGCGGCAGAACTCCACCCCGTCGTGTCCGCCGAGCGCGGTGACGTCGGCCGTGACGAAGTACGTCCCCTCCGGGGCGAGCACCTCGAAGCCGGCGTCGGTGAGGCCGCCGACCAGCTGGTCGCGGCGGGCCTGCAGGCCGGCCCGGAAACCGGTGAAGTAGTCGTCCGGCAGCGCGAGCGCCACGGCGACCGCGGGTTGCAGCGGCGCCGCGTTGACGAAGGTCAGGAACTGCTTCACCCGCAGCACCGCGGCGACCAGCGCGGCCGGTCCGCTCGCCCAGCCGACCTTCCAACCGGTGCAGGAGAACGTCTTG from Micromonospora sp. WMMD812 harbors:
- the glmM gene encoding phosphoglucosamine mutase; this encodes MGRLFGTDGVRGRANVDLTPELALAVAVAAAHTLAETDRSHPPVAVVGRDTRASGEMLEAAVVAGLTSAGATVIRVGVLPTPAVAFLTAEAKADLGVMLSASHNPMPDNGIKLFAAGGHKLPDEIEMKIEAAVEANATTAWDRPVGAGVGRVHDLLDGADHYVQHLVGTVPHRLDGIKVVVDCANGAAAEVAPVAYREAGAEVIAIHAEPDGLNINDDCGSNHIEALRAAVVEHGAHLGIAHDGDADRCVAVTAAGDEVDGDQVMAILALAMREAGTLTDDTLVATVMSNLGLRLAMSAEGIRLVETKVGDRYVLEELRGSGLALGGEQSGHIVMPAYATTGDGVLTGLHLMSRMAATGRSLADLAAVVTKLPQVLINVPVGDRTVGAAAPAVRAEVERAEAELGGTGRVLLRPSGTEPLVRVMVEAATERTAREVAERIAEQVRTASPANA
- a CDS encoding ABC transporter ATP-binding protein, whose amino-acid sequence is MEETTGSMIRIRGLTRQFRTGAERRTAVDDVSLEVTAGSVVALTGPSGSGKSTLLHLIGAIEQADSGTVTVDDVEITALRRAALARYRQRVGFVFQRYHLLPALTVLDNVIAPVLPRRGRADHATRARELLDAVGLAGRERAMPAQLSGGEQQRVAIARALMGAPGLLLADEPTGNLDSTTSAQILDLLLELRERHGMTILLATHERSIAARCDRLIRLGDGTVVEDLDLTEGEDPADTFDRAARLRL
- a CDS encoding ABC transporter permease; the protein is MPHFIWSHLRGRAGRSVALLVGVLVATTGFVVLTGATTTSRLAVTGAVERNTRAAYDILVRPQGTRTPLEAERRLVQPNYLSGLFGGIAPAQYEQVRRIPGIDVAAPIAMLDYSTSSVPVRFDLTDAVDRSLEQQVIRLDPTFTAERRLSTAPSSPRYVYVTKRPLLYPEWDENINDSSSPYSDGRAYRYDPQCGEVPREVLPDGRSAPICDPHLMSRAPNGGLSSERESWSVDTVRLLPDGRFEANSWLPGRAQRVVTDQLVVTYRVTVPFLLAAVDPDAEQRLVGLGDAVTEGRPLRPDDTTTETSLGPGALERSIPVVSTSRPYLDGTVRSALTRLPQARPAGLPIDELERALSRATGVGAGTEEYALTDGYRDLLAEGISETGCCMGDLQTVIQAGAPEYERLPDGTLRAVARPPFDHALYGGQNNLNFRPRPWLADDNGFRPVTALPQPPSGANLQVRVWRTVGIFDPEKLSGFSDLSRVPLETYEPPRTDGADERSRQALGGRPLEPSGNPAGYLSTPPLLLTSLAAVPKLLAGDATPTRTAPISAIRVRVADVAGYTERSAERVRLIAERIADTTGLDVDLTFGSSPAPQTVELPAGSYGRPELRLTEPWSALGVASVITRAVDRQSVVLFGLVLVVCALFLGNAVSAAVRDRRPELAVLACLGWPARRIAALVLGEVAALGLAAGLLALGLAYPLAAALDIGIGWRQAALALPVALLLALVAGLVPALRAARAHPAAGLRPLVAPARWVRRPRTLFGLALANLVRTPGRTLLGAGALAIGLAALTLVSAAAYAFRGAIVGSLLGDTVSLNVRAADTLAAVVTVLLGAGALADVLYLNVRDRAAELSALRAVGWTDAALGRLVGYEGLLIGALGAATGVGLGLAGAAWLVGGLPAALVLVATAVALAGVLVTCLAALVPAALLRRLPTARLLAEE
- a CDS encoding PadR family transcriptional regulator codes for the protein MAIQHAVLALLARGPSYGYELKGDFEGAVGPQWGPLNIGHLYQILDRLSRDGLVVAARQPQAVKPDRVVYEITPEGRAELERWLAEPSPRAGGFRDDFFLKVTAAARSGSAATVRAVLSNQRGHLLRELRNLDGLRRKADDPVVGLLLAAAGRHVEADLAFVDDAESVLLSDGGTLLATLAATRPASAASGTREAGSSATA